The Eggerthella guodeyinii sequence CTCCGACGGCGAACGTCAGCGCGATGGGATGCTTCGACACGAGGCTGCCGTCGGGCGCCTCGAGCTCCTGGATCACGTACTCCCGATCCATGAGCACGCCCTCGAACACGAGGTAGCCGTCCGCACCCGTGGTCGCCTTCGCGACGAGCTGCAGGCCGCTTTCGCCCGGGAAGGCCGAAGCCGCCCGCGCTTCCGGCGCGGCCACGCGCTTGAACAGCCCGTACGTGGAGTTCGGCAGCACCTTGCCCTCGTCGTTCTCCGACACCTTCTTGATGCGGATGTCCGTGCGGTGCACGTCGTTCACGACGGCGTCGAGCACGCCGTCCTCCCCCAGCGGGGCGAACCGCTCGACGGTGCCGTCGACGGCGACGTCGAGCCGGTGCACCGCGTCGCTCGGCACGTGGCCCGCGGGCACCACCGTCTCCTTGAGATAGTAGGTGCCGGCCGTGACCGGGGAGAACGATACCGCGCCATCCGCACCGCTTCGCGCCCTCAGGTCCTCGCCGCCGGCCGTCTGCGAGACCCGCGTGCACGCCTCGTCGTCGTACGCCGTGAACTCCGCGCCTTCGAGCGACCGCGTGGCATCTGCCTCGGCGGCTCCCAGGCTGGCGTCCGAGCAGCTTTCGACATACCGCTCGAGCTTCGCGAACGAGACTTCGATGGGTTCGTTGCCCACCGCGCCCAGATCGACCGAAGGGGTCGAATCCGCGTTGCCCGCCCCTATCTCGAACGTCTTGGAGTAGGGCTGCGCGCCCAGACGGTAGCCGTCGGGGGCCTTCGTTTCCGTGACGGTGTAGGCGCCCCAGGCGAGGGGGGCGACGGACAGGGAGCCGTCGGCGCCGGTCGTGATGGTCGCGATGGAGCCGTCGGGGCCGGTCAGCTTGAACTCGGCGCCCGCGAGGCCCTCATCCGTCCCCGCCGCGACCTTGGTCAGCGCCACGGACCCGAGCTTGCGCTCGTTGGCCACCTTGCCGCCTTCGTAGCGCGCGTTCTCCACGACCAGCCCGTAAGCGCCCGCCGTGGCCGGGTCGACGACCTCGGCCAGCTTGAGCTCGGCACCCTGGAAGGCGGCCGTGTTATCCACCGTGAACGTGGCCGTGTACGGCTTGTCGGCGTCCAGGACGTAGCCGGGCGCGGCCTGCGTCTCCTGGATGCGGTACGTGCCCTTCTCCGTCAGCACGAACGCCGCCGCGCCGTGCTCGTTCGTGGCGAGCGACGAGCCGACGGGGGCGAACGACCCGTCCGCCGTACGCTTGGACAGCGCGAACTGCGCTCCGGCCAGCGCCTCGGCACTGGTCTGGTCCACCTTGAGCAGGGAAACCACGGTGGTGAAGCTGCTGTTGTCCATGGCCACGGCAACCGTCTTCCCATGGTCTTGCTCGCCGATGGAGAACGCCTGATGCGCGCCGTCCGCCACCGCGTCGTCGGGCGCGGCGGTTTCGACGAAGTAGTAGCTTCCCTCGGGCAGCCCCGACACCGCCACCTTACCCGCCGCGTCGGTGACCAGCCCCCGCTCAAGCGGCTCGTCCGCGCCTTCGGCGTACAGGTCGAACGTGACGCCCTCGAGCGGGCCCGCGCCGTCGCGGGTCTTCGTCAGCTCGACGTTCGCCACGATCCGCGTGTTGCTCAGCGAGAGGCGCAGGCCGTCGGCGGAGACGGTAGCCGCAGGATCGGCCGGATCGTCGAGGACGACCTTGCCCGCGTCGTCCAGCTTGAAGGACACGTGCCCCGACCAGGTACGGTATCCGCTCAGCCGGCCGATTTCCGTCAGCGTGTACTCCTCGCCCGCGACGAGCGCGCCCTCGAAGACCCGCGCGTCGGCCTCGGACGTCCATTCCGTTTCCGTCGTGCCGTCGGCGAAGGTTCCGGAGAGCTTCAGGCGCGCGCCGGCCAGGGGGCCGCCGTCGTCATCGGTCTTCGCGATGGAGATGCTCGTCTTCGCGTTCTCGACGGAGCCGAGGTCGACGGCCAGGCTCTGCGCGCCGATCGCGAACGCCGCGGAGTAGGGCTCCGCTCCCAGCCGGTAGCCGGCGGGGGCCTTCGCCTCGACGAGAGAGTACTCGCCCCAGGCGAGGTCCCCGACGCTCAGCTTGCCGTCGGCATCGGTCGCGAGGTCGGCGACGTAGCCGTCGGGGCCGGCCAGCCGGAACTCCGCGCCCTCGAGGCCCGTTTCCGTCCCCGCCGCCACCTTGGCCAGGCTCATCGAGCCGAGGATGCGCTCGTTCAAGACGCCCGCCGACGTCCACGCGCCGGCCGCCTTATCCACCGGCCCCGCCGACGTGGCCGCGCCCTCGCCGATAGAGACCGTCGCGCCGTCGTCGGCGTCGGCCAGCTCGAAGGTCGCCTTGAACGCGCCCGCGCCCTCGTAGCCGGTCGGGACCTTCGTCTCCTCCAGGGCGTAGGAGCCCTTCTTGAGGTCGGCCGCGGTGTAGGTGCCGCCCTCGACCGTCATCGGCACGACCCGCTTGTCGCCGCCGCCCTCAGGCACGTACGCAAGCTCGAACTCGGCGCCCTCGAGCGCGTCGCCCGTCGCGCCGTCCAGCTTGTGCAGCACGAGCGAGGCCGAGAACGCCTTGTTCTCCATCGCCACCGACACGGTCGTCCCGTGGTCGCCCGTGCCGATGCTCACCGGCACGGGGTTCGGATCGAGAACCAGGTCGTCGCGCGTCACCGTCTCCACGAAGGCATAGTCGCCCTCGGGCAGACCGGCGACGGATACCTTGCCGTCGACACCCGTGACGAGGCCCTCTTGCACCAGGCCGCCCTGACCGTCGACGCCCTTGCGCAGTTCGAAGGAAATCCCCTCCAGCGGGCTTCCGGCGGCGTCGCTCTTCACGAGCTCGACGCTTCCGGAGACTTCCACGTTGCGCAGCGACAGCGACGTGCCGTCGGCGGCCACCGAGACGGCCGGGCGGCCGTCGGCGAGCTCCGGATTCTGCATGACGGACAGCTTGCCGTCGCTTCCCACCGCGAGCTCGACGGGGCCCGGCAGCGCCAGGTAGCCGTCCGGCCGCGCGGTCTCGGCCAGCTCGTAGGCCTCCCCCGCGACCAGGCGACCGGCGAGGTTGAAGGCTCCGGTGCCCGAGGTCCAGGACACCTCGTCGGCCTCGGGGTTCGCGAACCTGCCGGAGAGCGTCAGCGTCGCGCCCGCGACGAAGCCGCCCTCGGCGGCGTCCACCTTGGAGAAGGACGCCTTGGTGCGCTCGTTGGCCACCTGTCCGAGGTCCGCCGTCATGCCCGGGGTGCCGGCGCCGATGGAGAACGGGTACCGCGTGTCGGGGATCACGTAGCCGTCGGAGGAGAGCTCCTGCAAATAGTAGCCTCCCCACTCCAGCCCCGCGATGGAGAGCGAGCCAGGCTCGGCGGGCGCGCCTTCCGCGTCGTCGGCGCCCGTGTAGGCCCTGCCGGTGGCGAACTCGCCCAGCTTCGCATCGCCATCGACGTCGAACAGGCCGAACACCGCGCCATCCAAGGGCGCGTTCGCGTCATCGGCGTCCACTTTGACAAGCTCCACCGTGCCGGACAGGCGCATGTTGCGGACGGAAAGCACGACGTTGCCGTCGTCGAGCATGGCGGCGGGCGTGCCGTCGGCGTAGACCGGGTTGGACGAGAGCTCGATCTTGCCGTCTTCCATGAGCTTGAAGACGACGCTCCCGGGCAGCGGCTCGTAGCCGGCCACCGCGCCGTCCTCGGTCAACGTGTACTCCTCGCCCACGACGAGCGCGCCCTCGAAGAGCCGCGCGTCGGCCTCGGACGTCCATTCCGTTTCCGTCGTGCCGTCGGCGAAGGTTCCGGAGAGCTTCAGGCGCGCGCCGGCCAGGGGGCCGCCGTCGTCATCGGTCTTCGCGATGGAGATGCTCGTCTTCGCGTTCTCGACGGAGCCGAGGTCGACGGCCAGGCTCTGCGCGCCGATCGCGAACGCCGCGGAGTAGGGCTCCGCTCCCAGCCGGTAGCCGGCCGGGGCCTTCGCCTCGACGAGGGAGTACTCGCCCCAGGCGAGGTCCCCGACGCTCAGCGCGCCGTCGGGGCCGGTGGTCAGCGTGGCGACGTAGCCGTCGGGGCCGGCCAGCCGGAACTCCGCGCCCTCGAGGCCCGCTTCCGTGCCCGCCGCCACCTTGTCCAGGCTCATCGAGCCGAGGATGCGCTCGTTCAAGACGCCCGCCGACGTCCACGCGCCGGACGCCTTATCCACCGGCCCCGCCGACGTGGCCGCGCCCTCCCCGATCGCCAGCTCCAGACCGTCGTCGGCGTCGGCCAGCTCGAAGGTCGCCTTGAACGCGCCCGCGCCCTCGTAGCCGGTCGGGACCCTCGTCTCCTCCAGGGCGTAGGAGCCCTTCTTGAGGTCGGTTGCCTTGAAGGTGCCGCCCTCGACCGTCAGCGGTACGGTCTGCGCCGCGCCGCCGCCCTCAGGCGTATACATGAGCTCGAACTCGGCACCGGCGAGCGCCTCGCCGGACGTACCGTCCAGCTTGTCTAACTTGAGCGAGGCCGAGAACGCCTTGTTCTTCGCGCCGCAGGCCACGGCTGCGTTCGTCGTAGCGTAATGGTTCCCGTCGGCGATCTCGAACTCGTGGCGCGCGTCGCTATCGAGCACCGTGTCGGGTGTGGCCGCCGTCTCCACGAAGTAGTAGGAACCCACCGCGAGGCCCTGGTCCAGCATTTGCCCGGTGTCCGGGTTGGCCGTCGAGTCCTTCCCCACCGAGGTCCACGCGCCGTCCGCATCGGTCTCAAGCCCCGCGGCGACGAGCAGGTCGGCGCCGTCCGCGCCCGCCTTGTACAGCGAGAACTCCACGCCCGCAACCGTCCCGACGCCGTCGTCGGCGACGGTCTTCGTCAGCGTCACGTGCCCGCGCACCGGGCTGTTCAGCACCGTGAGCGCGTTCGCCTCCACCCTGCTCCATGCCGTCGCGCCCGGGGCGCGCTGGTAGAGGGCGCCCTCCGCGTCCATCTTGAGCTCGAGGGACGGCGCGGCCAGGTAGTGCTGCGGAACGCCCGTCTCCTCAAGGGTGTAGACGCGCTCGTCGCCAGCCGTCGAGGCTATCAGCTTCCCCGCGACGGCCTCGGCATGGTCGCCCGACGTCCACACGAGCGGATCGGCGCCGTCGGCGAACTCGCCGCTCAGCGTGAACTTCGCGCCGCCCAGGGCCTCCCCCGTCGCCGCGTCTTTTTTGGACACCGTGAACTCGTTCTGCTCGTTCACGACGGCATCACCCTTGTTGAGGGTGTAGGTTTCGCTCGCCGTTCCCTGCTCGACGGTCACCGTCAGCTCCGCCGCGCTCAGCTTGTAGCCGGGAGGCGGGACGGTCTCCTCCACGACGTACGCGCCCGCGGGCACGTTGCCGAACAGGGCCTCGCCGTCGTCGGTCGTCGTATACTCATGTTCCGTTCCTGCGGAGTCCGTCGCCGTCACCACAGTGCCCGCGTCAGCAGACGCGGCCGTCATGCTCACGCTCTTGCCGTTGACGTCCGCTCCCGTGAGGGTGAACACGGCGCCGTTGAGCGCCCGGCCCCCAGCCGTCGCCTTCAGCACGCGCACGCTCGCGTCGAGCGGCGCATTGGCCACCGCGCCGCCGTCCTTCGTCACGACGACGACGTCCCCGAACGAGACCTTCCCCTCCGCGTCCTTCGACCACGTGAAGCGGTTGTCGGTCGCGCCGATGGTGAACTCGTCGGTGACGAGCGGATCGGCGCCGTCGAGCACGAAGTCGCCGTGCGTGGCCGTTTCCTTGAAATAGTAAGTGCCCGGCGTAAGCCCGCGGCTCATCCAATCGCCCGTGACGCTATTCCACATCGAGGCTTGGCCGACCGTGGTCACCTTGCCGTCGCGTCCGCTGACGAAGGACGTCGAATTCACGAGGGTGTCGGCCGCGCCCGGCACCGCCGCCTTCCGGTACAGGTTGAACTTCACGCCCGCAAGCGGCGCGCCGTCATCCGTCTGCTTCGTGAATTCCGCATGCCCCACGATACGCTCGTTGCGCAGGGTGAAGCCGTTGTTGCCGTGGTGCGCGTTCAGGAAGGTGCCGTTGCCGGCGACGCCGTCCGGCGCGTCGCCGTTGTGCAGATCGACGGCGTCGTCGGCGATGACGCCGTACTCGTCGATGGTGAACTCGACCCTCTGGTCCGCGTGGCTTGCGGCCGCGTAGCCCTCCGGCACCGCCGTCTCGACGATGCGGTACCTCTTGCCGCGCTCGAGGCCGTCGAACGAGAGCTCGCCCGCAGCCGGCGACTCCTGCGCGTCGCCAACCTTATCCCACGCATCGCCGTTCTGCACCTGCAGCTGCAGCGTCGCGCCCGCGACGGTCTTGCCCCACTGGTCGATCTTCTTCACGCTCACCTTGTTGGGGTCGTCCGCCACCGCCAGCGTCGACCCCGTCACGGTGCCCTTGCCGTTCAGCACGGCCAGCTTCCCGTGGACGTCGATGCTGAACCGCACATCCTCGAACTTGCCGACCGTCGGGTCGTGGGGCGTCTTATCTTCGCACAGCCAATACGTGCCGACGGGGATGCCGCGCAGCTCCCATTCGTACGTCGACGCGTCGCCGACGGTCACGCTGTACTTCTCGTTCGTGAAGGAATTCACGAGCACGTTGCCCACCGCTCCGGCGTCGTCTTCATGGATCGCCAGCACCGCCCCTTCGAGGCTCTTGTCCTCGTCCGTCGTCTTCTTCACCGTGATCGAGGTCTTCTCGTTCACGACGGCGGCGGCCTCGCCCACGTCGCTGCCCGTCCCCGGCGCGTAATCAACCAACCACGAGGAGCCATCGGCCGGTCTCACCACCGAGAAGTGCTTCATGCCCTCGTAGGCGGCGTAACCGGCCTGCGGGTCGACCTCCTCCAGGCCGTAGTCGCCCCACGGGAGCCCGGCAAGAGCGAGCGAGCCGTCGGCATCTCTGTTGACGAGCTCGAAGCTATCGCCCGACGGGGCGTAGGCGTACGAGCCGTCGGAACCCGTCACGCTCACCGCCACCTTCTTGCCGCCGTCGAACCCGTTAGGGTACAGGTACAGCCTAAACGAGGAGCGCGGGCCGCTCAGCGCGTCGCCCGCCTCGAGCTCGAAGGTTTTCTCGAGAAGCACCGGCGCCTCGCTCGTGAGACGCTCGTTCAGCGTCGCAGCGCCGGCTACGGTGTTGCTGCCTCCGGCACCGGTCGTGAACTGGTTCGCATCGGCGTCGTACGCCAGCGTCTTATAGCCGCTCGACGCTTCCAGCTCGTCGTAGTAATAGGTTGCGTCCACGTCGAGCCCGTAGAACGCCACCAAACCCTTCGCGTTCGAGACGGACGTCGCCACGAGATCCTTCTTCTCGGGATCGCTGTACAGGTTGAACGTCACGCCCGCGATGGGCGACGCCTTCCCGCCGAACTCGTCGGCCTTCACCAGCTTGTAGATGGCCTTCTTCGTGAGCCATCCCCACGAACCCGCATCGACCTCGGCCACGCAGGTGTCGGAACCGGTCTGGCCCTGATCGGCCGTCAGCGTCACGTTGTTCGCGATCTTGCCGCCCTTGGCAGCTCCCACCACCTTGGCGCTATACGTCAGCACGTACGACGCCGTGCCGTCCGGCACCGTCACGCTCAAGGCCGTGCCGCCGGAGCCCGCGTCGTACGTCAGCTTCTTCGACCACGTATCCGAATCCACCGCCTCGCCCAGCGCGTCGGCTATCGCGCCGCCGGCGTCGTGCGTTGCGCGATGCAGCTCGACGCTGCCCACGTCGATGCTGAGCACGTCGTCGGGCACGTCGGTCAGCGTCACGTTGCGCATATCGGCGCCGTTGGGGTTGATGTTGATGCGGTACGCGAGCACCCCGTTGCCTTGCTGGGAGCCGTCGACGGTCTTGGCGACCAATCGGTTGTCGATGTTGCCCGCGCCCGCGGCTCCCTGGCACTTCACGTTCGTCGGCGTGCCGCCGGCGAAATCGTCGGAGCCGGCGGTGGCGGAGTTCGTCGCGCTGATCACGAAATCGCCCGGATGGTCCTGGTGCAGCTTTTGCAGCACGGAGTTTTCCAGCGTGAGGTACAGGTCGATCCGGTAGCCGTTCGTCGTCGGCGCGTCGTCGGAGAAGATCGCCTCGATCTTCCGGGAATCCTTCCAGGCGGCCGTGTCGTACGATGCCGTGACGTCCCGTTCGGTGCCGTCCTTGCCGAGCTCCGTCACCTTGATGGCCCGGTCGCCCTCGGCGATCGCCCACTCGTCTGCGGCGACGGAGCCGAGCGACGCTCCGTCGGCGGCGCGCACGTCCGTGACGAGCGCGCTCAAATCGTCGCTCACCTGCAGGTTCGCGCTGGGCATATGGCTCCCGTTCACGACGATCCGGTAATGCAGGTAACCGGTGGAGCCGTGCTCGTCGTCCACCACCTCGTAGGAGCTCGTCTTGGCGAGGAACTTGTTCTCGAACGTGCGGGAGGCGGTGGCCTGCGCCTCGAACGTCCCGTGCTCCGACCTCACCACCAGGTTCGCCGCGTTCTCGTAGCGATGCAGCACCCTGTTCTCGTCCTTGAAGTTGAGCGCCTGGGTGCGGTACTCGATGACCACGTCGTTGAGCGCGTACTCGGCGCGTTCGAAGGAGAAGGTCAGCAGCTTGAGCGCCTCGTCGTACGAGAACACGCCGGCCAGCTGGTCCGGCGTCAGCTCGGCGTCCCGGTAGACGACCTTCACCGAGCCGGCGATGTAGGCCTGATCGTCGTCGATCACGTCGGCGATGGCCCCGGATTCGTAGTCGTCGGTGCGCACCGACGGGACGATGCGCCACGTGATCTCGCCGGTGGAGGAATCGTAGGAGGGAGTCTCCTTGTCGAGATGCGCCACCTGGAAATCCGTGTTGACGTCGATGGGCTTGAACGCCCCTTCGCCGGGACCGTAGCCGTTGGGCCACTGGTAGGCGATCCACGCCGAGTTCGGGAAGTCGATGCTCTCGTTCTCCTGCCCGGGCGCGTCGATCTCGGTCTCGAACGTGATGCGCCGCTCGGTGTCCACCGTTCCGGCGATATGGACTTCGAGCAGGTGCGTTCCGCCCTCCTCGGCGACGAGCACCGCGTACGTCGACGAAGGCGCCGGATCGGGCGCGGAAGCATGCACGGTCACGGGCATTCCGTCCAACCTGAGCGTTTTGTCCTTGTACGCCGCACGCGCGTCCAGGCGGTCGTACACCACGACGTCGTTCGCCGCGCCCAAGCCGCCCTGGTTGACGGTCAGCTCCCAAGC is a genomic window containing:
- a CDS encoding SpaA isopeptide-forming pilin-related protein, with protein sequence MRYPLAHKAASVLMAFVLVCTCNSAALQPLAAFAAQGDGAAAAEQEALTEASEAGNAGEPEAAPAGEEGPAGAAEPEEGAEAPRAVSELTVSGTWDADARIVTWTVRMGEESAAAVDLSRYELTLSFDDRLAVERARLGDAPTGFDVSGALSPGAATYRFEAVGADLPLAPQTLTVSMRASDALLDALAAAEEAGDRLAVALDARLEVAEDAAPLFDAPAVEGRADVVLREASVGEPSAESRKTVEDGGVAEATPSAVPGDAPREGAEGSDVTNEVEQLSLGVVDFSYVDAAGATHVIPAVQTGDKRVAYDFSSVPLASIDRMNMGVDFKINKDDASRTINAGDVFRYSVPSIFTVADSPFAQDIVSPTGEVLATYTIENNQVVVAFTQTVDIEEGNVGIVGGIMCSFKLNDDKLQSDAPTDADMTLQTDGTVYTFTAPKKSTDLVGIEKTGSYNKNDATVTWTVTVGSAAESAGVPLKNIVIVDEYDRATQGEATVTGPDGDALAIEQTDAGFTYAFPADSTAVAPYKLSVTVPVENEVLDAAVNGDQLLSNTATMSSPAGSSIHVTGEPDATGTATVPKYSFSKRGTPLNSSTIAWELTVNQGGLGAANDVVVYDRLDARAAYKDKTLRLDGMPVTVHASAPDPAPSSTYAVLVAEEGGTHLLEVHIAGTVDTERRITFETEIDAPGQENESIDFPNSAWIAYQWPNGYGPGEGAFKPIDVNTDFQVAHLDKETPSYDSSTGEITWRIVPSVRTDDYESGAIADVIDDDQAYIAGSVKVVYRDAELTPDQLAGVFSYDEALKLLTFSFERAEYALNDVVIEYRTQALNFKDENRVLHRYENAANLVVRSEHGTFEAQATASRTFENKFLAKTSSYEVVDDEHGSTGYLHYRIVVNGSHMPSANLQVSDDLSALVTDVRAADGASLGSVAADEWAIAEGDRAIKVTELGKDGTERDVTASYDTAAWKDSRKIEAIFSDDAPTTNGYRIDLYLTLENSVLQKLHQDHPGDFVISATNSATAGSDDFAGGTPTNVKCQGAAGAGNIDNRLVAKTVDGSQQGNGVLAYRININPNGADMRNVTLTDVPDDVLSIDVGSVELHRATHDAGGAIADALGEAVDSDTWSKKLTYDAGSGGTALSVTVPDGTASYVLTYSAKVVGAAKGGKIANNVTLTADQGQTGSDTCVAEVDAGSWGWLTKKAIYKLVKADEFGGKASPIAGVTFNLYSDPEKKDLVATSVSNAKGLVAFYGLDVDATYYYDELEASSGYKTLAYDADANQFTTGAGGSNTVAGAATLNERLTSEAPVLLEKTFELEAGDALSGPRSSFRLYLYPNGFDGGKKVAVSVTGSDGSYAYAPSGDSFELVNRDADGSLALAGLPWGDYGLEEVDPQAGYAAYEGMKHFSVVRPADGSSWLVDYAPGTGSDVGEAAAVVNEKTSITVKKTTDEDKSLEGAVLAIHEDDAGAVGNVLVNSFTNEKYSVTVGDASTYEWELRGIPVGTYWLCEDKTPHDPTVGKFEDVRFSIDVHGKLAVLNGKGTVTGSTLAVADDPNKVSVKKIDQWGKTVAGATLQLQVQNGDAWDKVGDAQESPAAGELSFDGLERGKRYRIVETAVPEGYAAASHADQRVEFTIDEYGVIADDAVDLHNGDAPDGVAGNGTFLNAHHGNNGFTLRNERIVGHAEFTKQTDDGAPLAGVKFNLYRKAAVPGAADTLVNSTSFVSGRDGKVTTVGQASMWNSVTGDWMSRGLTPGTYYFKETATHGDFVLDGADPLVTDEFTIGATDNRFTWSKDAEGKVSFGDVVVVTKDGGAVANAPLDASVRVLKATAGGRALNGAVFTLTGADVNGKSVSMTAASADAGTVVTATDSAGTEHEYTTTDDGEALFGNVPAGAYVVEETVPPPGYKLSAAELTVTVEQGTASETYTLNKGDAVVNEQNEFTVSKKDAATGEALGGAKFTLSGEFADGADPLVWTSGDHAEAVAGKLIASTAGDERVYTLEETGVPQHYLAAPSLELKMDAEGALYQRAPGATAWSRVEANALTVLNSPVRGHVTLTKTVADDGVGTVAGVEFSLYKAGADGADLLVAAGLETDADGAWTSVGKDSTANPDTGQMLDQGLAVGSYYFVETAATPDTVLDSDARHEFEIADGNHYATTNAAVACGAKNKAFSASLKLDKLDGTSGEALAGAEFELMYTPEGGGAAQTVPLTVEGGTFKATDLKKGSYALEETRVPTGYEGAGAFKATFELADADDGLELAIGEGAATSAGPVDKASGAWTSAGVLNERILGSMSLDKVAAGTEAGLEGAEFRLAGPDGYVATLTTGPDGALSVGDLAWGEYSLVEAKAPAGYRLGAEPYSAAFAIGAQSLAVDLGSVENAKTSISIAKTDDDGGPLAGARLKLSGTFADGTTETEWTSEADARLFEGALVVGEEYTLTEDGAVAGYEPLPGSVVFKLMEDGKIELSSNPVYADGTPAAMLDDGNVVLSVRNMRLSGTVELVKVDADDANAPLDGAVFGLFDVDGDAKLGEFATGRAYTGADDAEGAPAEPGSLSIAGLEWGGYYLQELSSDGYVIPDTRYPFSIGAGTPGMTADLGQVANERTKASFSKVDAAEGGFVAGATLTLSGRFANPEADEVSWTSGTGAFNLAGRLVAGEAYELAETARPDGYLALPGPVELAVGSDGKLSVMQNPELADGRPAVSVAADGTSLSLRNVEVSGSVELVKSDAAGSPLEGISFELRKGVDGQGGLVQEGLVTGVDGKVSVAGLPEGDYAFVETVTRDDLVLDPNPVPVSIGTGDHGTTVSVAMENKAFSASLVLHKLDGATGDALEGAEFELAYVPEGGGDKRVVPMTVEGGTYTAADLKKGSYALEETKVPTGYEGAGAFKATFELADADDGATVSIGEGAATSAGPVDKAAGAWTSAGVLNERILGSMSLAKVAAGTETGLEGAEFRLAGPDGYVADLATDADGKLSVGDLAWGEYSLVEAKAPAGYRLGAEPYSAAFAIGAQSLAVDLGSVENAKTSISIAKTDDDGGPLAGARLKLSGTFADGTTETEWTSEADARVFEGALVAGEEYTLTEIGRLSGYRTWSGHVSFKLDDAGKVVLDDPADPAATVSADGLRLSLSNTRIVANVELTKTRDGAGPLEGVTFDLYAEGADEPLERGLVTDAAGKVAVSGLPEGSYYFVETAAPDDAVADGAHQAFSIGEQDHGKTVAVAMDNSSFTTVVSLLKVDQTSAEALAGAQFALSKRTADGSFAPVGSSLATNEHGAAAFVLTEKGTYRIQETQAAPGYVLDADKPYTATFTVDNTAAFQGAELKLAEVVDPATAGAYGLVVENARYEGGKVANERKLGSVALTKVAAGTDEGLAGAEFKLTGPDGSIATITTGADGSLSVAPLAWGAYTVTETKAPDGYRLGAQPYSKTFEIGAGNADSTPSVDLGAVGNEPIEVSFAKLERYVESCSDASLGAAEADATRSLEGAEFTAYDDEACTRVSQTAGGEDLRARSGADGAVSFSPVTAGTYYLKETVVPAGHVPSDAVHRLDVAVDGTVERFAPLGEDGVLDAVVNDVHRTDIRIKKVSENDEGKVLPNSTYGLFKRVAAPEARAASAFPGESGLQLVAKATTGADGYLVFEGVLMDREYVIQELEAPDGSLVSKHPIALTFAVGDDGAPRLVSFDDGSGTAEVDENGDIVWKEPQVIVEFSKRDPDGALLAGATLQVVDEAGATVGEPWVSEADAGRRIEGVLAAGKTYRLVELAAPDGYAVAEDVTFTVENPKLGPQEGYVQHVEMVDERVPEAPVQAPAKPSASRGPFGFLAKTGDAPLGLLAVGATLAAAGIAASVGVRRRRRRS